Proteins from one Caulobacter sp. 73W genomic window:
- a CDS encoding VirB4 family type IV secretion/conjugal transfer ATPase has protein sequence MSDRIIALDGGALVAVVEIEGTPFETVDAARLNQLHETLAAAWRNLAAEDLALWHHLIRLPGAPPIEGRFASSYASQLDADRRARLERDGLFANRMFLTVVLRAPALASIFRRQAPAGDQARVRLDRLESVMRDLDRLLAPWGPRRLGLIAHGGGWASEVMAVFATVLEGRERPAPLVRGHLGEALSQARIIFGAETIEIRQAADESFGAMLGLKAYPATTWPGAWNALLAAPFSLIISQSFAFLSRPAGEALLGRKQNQMVSAADRAASQVEELDQAMDDLASGRLVMGEHQASVLVLAGTPDGLGRDVSAARAMLAGGGLVAAREDLGLEAAFWAQFPGNFRLRTRPAAISSRNFAGLAPLHAYAAGHVARPHWGAPLTTLRSRGRTAFEFNLHVGDLGHTFICGPSGSGKTVLQNLILAQAERFSPRRVLIDKDRGAEIFVRASDGAYHTLRSGKSTGLAPLKALDEADAGFLRALVLRMALGEEGEASPADAALLDEALVSVLRLPREARTFSALRGLLGQQDINGLGARIERWCENGALGWALDGDEDALDLAPRLIGFDMTTILDDVEARAPVMMYLLHRIGKLADGRRLIVSIDEFWKTLGDEAFRAFARDGLKTWRKQDAVLILSTQSPSDVLASPIARTILEQCATHVFLPNAQAAESDYREGFGLTEREFELVRDELGVGGRGFLVRQAGSSAIAELDLRDLPEHVAILSGRASALAALDRIRDEVGDRPDAWRAPFRHSLGIEP, from the coding sequence GTGAGTGATCGCATTATCGCCCTGGATGGCGGCGCGCTGGTTGCGGTGGTCGAAATCGAGGGAACTCCCTTCGAAACCGTGGACGCCGCGCGTCTAAACCAACTCCATGAAACGCTGGCTGCGGCCTGGCGAAACCTTGCCGCCGAAGATCTGGCGCTCTGGCACCACCTGATCCGACTTCCCGGGGCTCCCCCGATCGAAGGGCGGTTCGCATCTTCCTATGCCTCGCAGCTGGACGCCGATCGACGCGCCAGGCTCGAGCGCGACGGCCTCTTCGCCAACCGAATGTTCCTGACCGTCGTCCTTAGGGCTCCGGCCCTGGCATCAATCTTTCGCCGCCAGGCACCGGCAGGCGACCAGGCACGGGTCCGCCTTGATCGGCTCGAGAGCGTAATGCGCGACCTCGATCGCTTGCTGGCGCCATGGGGGCCTCGACGGCTCGGGCTGATCGCGCATGGCGGGGGATGGGCGAGCGAGGTGATGGCCGTGTTCGCGACGGTGTTGGAGGGTCGGGAGCGACCCGCGCCACTGGTGCGCGGCCACCTAGGGGAGGCCCTAAGCCAGGCGCGGATCATCTTCGGCGCCGAGACCATCGAGATCCGTCAAGCGGCAGATGAAAGCTTCGGCGCCATGCTGGGCCTCAAGGCCTATCCCGCCACCACCTGGCCCGGAGCCTGGAACGCGCTCCTGGCGGCGCCCTTTTCGCTGATCATCAGCCAGTCCTTCGCCTTCCTGTCGCGGCCGGCCGGTGAGGCGCTCTTGGGGCGTAAGCAGAACCAGATGGTCAGCGCCGCCGACCGTGCGGCGTCCCAGGTCGAGGAGCTCGATCAGGCCATGGACGATCTGGCCAGCGGCCGCCTGGTCATGGGCGAGCATCAGGCCAGCGTACTGGTGCTCGCCGGGACACCGGACGGGCTAGGGCGCGATGTGTCCGCGGCGCGAGCGATGCTGGCCGGCGGCGGCCTTGTGGCGGCGCGCGAGGACCTGGGTCTTGAGGCGGCCTTCTGGGCGCAGTTTCCGGGAAACTTCAGACTCCGCACACGGCCGGCCGCAATCTCATCACGCAATTTCGCCGGTCTCGCGCCGCTCCATGCCTACGCCGCCGGCCACGTCGCCCGGCCGCACTGGGGAGCGCCGCTCACCACCCTGCGTTCGCGAGGACGCACGGCCTTCGAGTTCAACCTGCACGTAGGTGATCTCGGTCACACCTTCATCTGCGGTCCGTCGGGCTCCGGCAAGACGGTTCTGCAGAACCTGATCCTGGCCCAGGCCGAACGGTTCTCTCCGCGCCGGGTCCTCATCGACAAGGACCGCGGGGCCGAGATCTTCGTGCGGGCCAGCGATGGCGCCTACCACACCCTCCGGTCTGGAAAGTCGACGGGACTGGCGCCGCTCAAGGCCCTGGATGAGGCGGACGCAGGCTTTCTCCGCGCGCTCGTTCTGCGCATGGCGTTGGGCGAGGAAGGGGAGGCGTCTCCAGCCGACGCCGCGCTCCTGGACGAGGCGCTGGTGTCGGTGCTGCGCTTGCCGCGTGAAGCACGAACCTTCTCGGCTCTGCGGGGCCTTTTGGGGCAGCAGGACATCAACGGGCTCGGAGCCAGGATCGAGCGCTGGTGCGAGAACGGAGCGCTCGGCTGGGCGCTGGACGGGGACGAGGACGCCTTGGACCTGGCGCCGCGCCTGATCGGCTTCGATATGACCACCATCCTCGACGACGTCGAAGCGCGTGCGCCGGTGATGATGTACCTGCTGCATCGCATCGGAAAGCTGGCCGACGGTCGGCGGCTGATCGTGTCCATCGACGAGTTCTGGAAGACGCTTGGCGATGAGGCGTTCCGCGCTTTCGCCAGGGACGGGCTCAAGACCTGGCGCAAGCAGGACGCGGTTCTGATCCTGTCGACCCAATCGCCGTCCGACGTGCTGGCCTCACCGATCGCCCGAACCATCCTCGAGCAGTGCGCCACGCATGTTTTCCTGCCGAACGCGCAGGCAGCCGAAAGCGATTACCGCGAGGGTTTCGGCCTCACGGAGCGCGAGTTCGAACTTGTGCGCGACGAGCTCGGTGTCGGCGGGCGAGGCTTCCTTGTCCGTCAGGCCGGAAGCTCGGCGATCGCCGAGCTCGATCTGCGCGACCTGCCCGAACATGTGGCGATCCTGAGCGGCCGCGCATCGGCCTTGGCGGCGCTGGACAGGATCCGGGACGAGGTTGGGGATCGGCCCGACGCCTGGCGTGCACCCTTTCGACACAGCTTGGGGATCGAACCATGA
- a CDS encoding type IV secretion system protein gives MEDRYSLFQQAYEYVDGRLDVFLGQGVANAISEVDGPLRLALVLYVLFYGFAILRGAIQEPLMDFSIRSLKLGLIYTLATTPAYASYVTEPLFHALPDALARSLGGEDTPSAAASFDSFLSRTGALGERLTEGASPIALDRWLMAGAVWICGALAASIGFGVVLVAKVALALVIALGPIFIALALFEVTRRYFFGWLSQAVNYLVLFGLIFAVFQLVLGMVADQWETLQSQDAMAAGVAFIALSLLGSIFFLQTPTLAAGIAGGASVGVSDFLAAGRSVIPISQRRKGGRK, from the coding sequence ATGGAGGATCGATACTCGCTCTTCCAGCAAGCCTACGAATACGTCGACGGACGGTTGGATGTCTTCCTCGGCCAAGGGGTGGCGAACGCCATCTCCGAGGTCGATGGGCCGTTGCGTCTGGCCCTTGTGCTCTACGTGCTGTTCTACGGGTTCGCGATCCTCCGGGGAGCCATCCAAGAGCCGCTGATGGACTTCTCCATTCGCAGCTTGAAGCTCGGCCTGATCTACACCTTGGCTACGACGCCGGCCTATGCGTCGTATGTCACCGAGCCGCTATTTCACGCGCTCCCGGATGCCTTGGCGCGTTCGCTCGGCGGCGAAGACACGCCTTCGGCGGCAGCCTCGTTCGATAGCTTTCTTTCCCGCACTGGAGCCCTTGGCGAGCGACTGACCGAGGGAGCCAGTCCCATTGCTTTGGACCGTTGGCTCATGGCCGGAGCGGTGTGGATATGCGGCGCGCTGGCGGCGTCGATCGGCTTTGGTGTCGTCCTCGTGGCCAAGGTCGCGCTTGCGCTGGTTATTGCGCTCGGGCCGATCTTCATCGCCCTGGCGCTCTTCGAGGTCACAAGGCGCTACTTCTTCGGCTGGTTGTCCCAGGCCGTGAACTATCTCGTCCTTTTTGGACTGATCTTCGCTGTCTTCCAGCTGGTTTTGGGCATGGTCGCGGATCAATGGGAGACGCTCCAGTCGCAGGACGCGATGGCCGCGGGCGTAGCTTTCATCGCGCTCTCGCTCCTCGGCTCGATCTTCTTCCTCCAGACCCCCACCTTGGCAGCTGGCATCGCCGGCGGCGCCAGTGTCGGCGTGTCCGATTTTCTGGCCGCGGGCCGCTCCGTCATTCCGATCAGCCAACGCCGCAAGGGAGGCCGCAAGTGA
- a CDS encoding type IV secretion system protein yields the protein MAAALTIGQPVQAAVIVHDPTAYAKLIEELRAAIDQLDTLKAQLAEGKRLHDSLNLRSAIDAVAPELSRSELRRALPELDALQQAASGKFEALGAIGDRARQIREARRKLAPAAAEATTSLERQGDLAARDLAVGEAAAQASADRLAGLQTLQAAIGKADSARAVADLQARISAEQALILNDQMRLQALAIAQAAEARMQRQEELERIATERRARMEFFRRGIK from the coding sequence TTGGCGGCCGCCTTGACAATCGGCCAGCCGGTGCAGGCTGCGGTGATCGTCCATGACCCGACGGCCTACGCCAAGCTCATCGAAGAGCTTCGCGCCGCCATCGACCAGCTGGACACGCTCAAGGCGCAGCTGGCCGAGGGCAAGCGTCTGCATGACAGTCTAAATCTCCGGTCCGCCATCGACGCGGTGGCTCCCGAGCTTTCGAGGTCGGAGCTGCGCCGGGCACTTCCAGAGCTGGACGCTCTCCAGCAAGCGGCCAGCGGCAAGTTCGAGGCGCTTGGAGCCATCGGCGACCGGGCGCGTCAGATCCGCGAGGCCCGCCGCAAACTCGCGCCGGCCGCGGCAGAGGCGACGACCTCCCTGGAGCGGCAAGGCGATCTGGCGGCGCGCGACCTGGCGGTCGGGGAGGCGGCCGCACAGGCGTCGGCCGATCGTCTGGCCGGCCTGCAAACTCTTCAGGCCGCGATCGGCAAGGCCGATAGCGCGCGAGCGGTCGCCGACCTGCAGGCCCGCATCTCCGCCGAGCAGGCGCTCATCCTCAACGATCAAATGCGGCTGCAGGCTCTGGCGATCGCGCAAGCAGCCGAGGCGCGCATGCAGCGGCAAGAGGAGCTGGAGCGCATCGCAACGGAGCGACGCGCCCGGATGGAGTTTTTCCGGAGGGGTATCAAGTGA